A DNA window from Vicinamibacterales bacterium contains the following coding sequences:
- a CDS encoding ParA family protein, giving the protein MNSSIDIGHMTQQARVIAVTNQKGGVGKTTTAINLAAGLALAGHSTLLLDLDPQGNATSGLGLKQRALEAPTVYHALTTDPMGPPSQYVMGTSVDRLALIPATRDLTGAEIELISLSDRERRLKDLVDGLRGRFEFIVIDCPPSLGLLTLNGLVAADGVLIPLHCEFFALEGLADLVGTLRRVRGAYNPSLDIEGVLLTMYDERTNLGQQVARDVREFFKDKVFATVIPRNIKLGEAPSHGVPGVVYDARSRGAEAYIALAREVVERSLRPTAA; this is encoded by the coding sequence TTGAACTCTTCCATTGATATTGGTCATATGACACAACAAGCGCGTGTCATCGCCGTCACGAATCAAAAGGGCGGCGTCGGCAAGACCACAACCGCCATCAATCTCGCCGCAGGTCTCGCCCTGGCCGGGCACTCAACCCTTCTGCTCGACCTCGATCCCCAGGGCAACGCCACCAGCGGCCTCGGCCTCAAGCAGCGGGCGCTCGAGGCCCCCACCGTCTACCACGCGCTGACCACCGACCCGATGGGACCGCCCTCGCAATACGTGATGGGCACCTCGGTGGACCGCCTCGCCCTCATTCCGGCAACGCGAGACCTGACCGGTGCCGAGATCGAGCTCATTTCGCTGTCCGACCGGGAGCGCCGGCTCAAGGACCTGGTCGACGGACTCCGCGGACGATTCGAGTTCATCGTGATCGACTGCCCGCCGTCCCTGGGCCTGCTCACACTGAACGGCTTGGTCGCGGCCGACGGTGTTCTGATCCCCCTGCACTGCGAGTTCTTCGCACTCGAGGGTCTGGCCGACCTCGTGGGCACGCTACGCCGGGTGCGAGGCGCCTACAACCCCTCGCTCGATATCGAGGGCGTCCTCCTCACGATGTACGACGAGCGGACAAACCTCGGCCAGCAGGTCGCCCGCGACGTCAGGGAGTTCTTCAAGGACAAGGTCTTCGCGACCGTCATTCCACGAAACATCAAACTCGGCGAAGCGCCAAGCCATGGAGTCCCGGGCGTCGTCTACGACGCCAGATCCCGGGGCGCGGAGGCGTACATCGCCCTGGCACGAGAGGTCGTCGAGCGCTCCCTGCGCCCGACGGCGGCATAG
- a CDS encoding ParB/RepB/Spo0J family partition protein, producing the protein MEKRPALGKGLSALIPDVPAPAPAAAALELDVDRIEPSEYQPRQHIDDAALDQLSKSIAASGIIQPIVVRQVGSDRYQIIAGERRWRAAQRAGLTRVPVVIKSAPTANRSQLLEWALIENLQREDLNPIEAAAAYQRLSREFNLTHDDIATRVGKDRSTIANTIRLLKLPAEVQADVASGALSMGHARAIVALESDADQRRIAREVTSRNLSVRETESLVKRGPASSTPRTARPPKDVHTKAAEETLHRALGARVEIVRKGKGGHVVIGFSSEEELQRLYEYLTDTQR; encoded by the coding sequence ATGGAAAAGCGACCCGCTCTCGGCAAGGGGCTCAGCGCCCTCATTCCCGACGTGCCCGCGCCCGCGCCCGCAGCGGCGGCGCTCGAACTCGACGTCGATCGCATCGAACCGAGTGAGTATCAACCACGTCAGCACATCGACGACGCGGCGCTCGACCAGCTCTCCAAGTCCATCGCCGCCAGCGGCATCATCCAGCCGATCGTCGTCCGCCAGGTCGGCAGCGACCGCTACCAGATCATTGCTGGCGAACGGCGCTGGCGCGCCGCTCAGCGCGCGGGTCTGACACGCGTTCCGGTCGTCATCAAGTCCGCACCCACCGCGAATCGATCGCAACTCCTCGAGTGGGCGCTCATCGAAAACCTCCAGCGCGAGGACCTGAATCCGATCGAAGCCGCCGCGGCGTATCAGCGGTTGAGCCGCGAGTTCAACCTGACGCACGACGACATCGCCACGCGTGTCGGGAAGGACCGCTCCACCATCGCGAACACGATACGCCTCCTGAAGCTGCCAGCCGAGGTCCAGGCCGACGTCGCTTCGGGCGCTCTGTCGATGGGCCACGCCCGCGCGATCGTCGCGCTCGAGTCCGACGCCGATCAGCGCCGCATCGCCCGCGAGGTCACGTCCCGAAACCTGTCCGTTCGAGAGACCGAGTCTCTGGTGAAACGCGGCCCGGCGTCGAGCACACCGCGGACCGCCCGGCCGCCGAAGGACGTCCACACGAAGGCCGCCGAAGAAACGCTCCACCGCGCGCTCGGCGCCCGCGTCGAGATCGTCAGGAAGGGCAAAGGCGGTCACGTCGTGATCGGCTTCTCGTCGGAAGAAGAACTCCAGCGCCTCTACGAGTACCTCACGGACACGCAGCGCTGA
- the rsmG gene encoding 16S rRNA (guanine(527)-N(7))-methyltransferase RsmG: MSARRLRDRILRRAHHAGLDVNSPLLENLETYYSELARWNRRLNLTALPLEGEGADQAMDRLLIEPVLTAKLIAPSAHRLMDIGSGGGSPAIPIKLARRDLQLTMVEVKVRKCAFLRQVARRLALTDANVENSRFEELLARPDMHESFDVMTVRAVRLEPTVWNGLQAFVRPGGQIINLAASPETAGVPPPLFRVAAHALPLPVRTYAVVVEKRALPLSST; this comes from the coding sequence GTGAGCGCCAGGCGATTGCGAGATCGGATACTCAGAAGGGCTCATCACGCCGGGCTGGACGTGAACTCTCCGCTTCTGGAGAATCTCGAGACTTACTATTCAGAGCTCGCGCGTTGGAACCGCCGGCTCAATCTCACTGCTCTTCCTTTGGAGGGCGAGGGCGCAGATCAAGCGATGGATCGGCTGCTGATCGAGCCGGTCCTGACCGCCAAGCTGATCGCGCCATCCGCTCATCGCTTGATGGACATCGGGTCAGGGGGCGGATCGCCAGCGATCCCCATCAAGCTTGCGCGACGGGACCTTCAATTGACGATGGTTGAGGTCAAGGTCCGAAAATGTGCCTTCCTTCGGCAAGTGGCTCGTCGCCTCGCTCTCACGGACGCCAATGTCGAGAACAGCCGTTTCGAAGAGCTGCTGGCTCGACCGGATATGCACGAGTCCTTCGACGTCATGACGGTGAGGGCCGTACGGCTGGAGCCCACCGTCTGGAACGGTCTCCAGGCTTTCGTTCGCCCTGGCGGGCAGATCATCAATCTCGCCGCAAGTCCAGAGACCGCCGGTGTTCCTCCACCACTATTTCGCGTAGCTGCGCACGCCCTTCCGCTCCCCGTTCGGACCTACGCGGTCGTAGTGGAAAAGAGGGCCCTGCCGCTCAGTTCCACGTGA